From a region of the Haloferax volcanii DS2 genome:
- a CDS encoding ABC transporter ATP-binding protein → MSPETDDDPFEDQRERVDNPMRRLFAEYGRENTFEFVVGVLASVAARVLDLMPPVILGLAIDAIIRQETSFAAGFPVLPEAWITPYVPATRDGQFLLAVGIIVFSFTAGAVFHWLRNWGWNAYAQQIQHDVRTDTYDRMQLLNMDFFADKQTGEMMSILSNDVNRLERFLNDGMNSFFRLFVMVVAIAVVLLSYNWQLALVALLPVPLIALFTWKFVDIIQPKYADVRSSVGKLNSRLENNLGGIQVIKTFNAESHESDRVDGVSMDYFDANWDAINTRIKFFPALRILAGIGFSLTFVVGGLWVINGQGPGPFTGDLEIGEFVTFILLTQQFVWPLAQFGQIINMYQRAHASSARIFGLMDEPARLAEQPDAPDLAVSEGRVEYDDVTFGYGDGETVVEDISFEVDGGETLALVGPTGGGKSTILKLLMRMYDPDEGHVNIDGQDVRDVTISSLRESIAYVSQETFLFYGTVRDNITYGTFDADDEAVVAAAKAAEAHEFISNLPEGYDTKVGERGVKLSGGQRQRVSIARAILKDPDILVLDEATSDVDTETEMLIQRSLDELTADRTTFSIAHRLSTIKDAEQIVVLEDGRIVERGAHDDLLSEDGLYAHLWGVQAGEIDQLPDEFVERAARRQAEVDAGDD, encoded by the coding sequence GTGTCCCCTGAAACCGACGACGACCCGTTCGAGGACCAACGCGAGCGGGTCGACAACCCGATGCGGCGGTTGTTTGCCGAGTACGGCCGCGAGAACACCTTCGAGTTCGTCGTGGGCGTCCTCGCGAGCGTCGCCGCTCGCGTGCTCGACCTCATGCCGCCGGTCATCCTCGGCCTCGCCATCGACGCCATCATCCGGCAGGAGACGTCGTTCGCGGCCGGCTTCCCCGTCCTCCCCGAGGCGTGGATTACCCCGTACGTCCCGGCGACCAGAGACGGCCAGTTCCTCTTGGCGGTCGGCATCATCGTGTTCAGTTTCACCGCCGGCGCGGTGTTCCACTGGCTCCGCAACTGGGGATGGAACGCCTACGCCCAGCAGATTCAACACGACGTTCGGACCGACACCTACGACCGGATGCAGCTGCTCAACATGGACTTCTTCGCCGACAAGCAGACCGGCGAGATGATGTCCATCCTCTCGAACGACGTGAACCGCCTCGAACGGTTCCTCAACGACGGGATGAACTCCTTTTTCCGCCTGTTCGTGATGGTCGTCGCCATCGCGGTGGTCCTCCTCTCGTACAACTGGCAGCTCGCGCTCGTCGCCCTGTTGCCGGTCCCGCTCATCGCGCTTTTCACGTGGAAGTTCGTCGATATCATCCAGCCGAAGTACGCCGACGTGCGCTCGTCGGTCGGCAAGCTCAACTCCCGGCTGGAGAACAACCTCGGCGGCATTCAGGTCATCAAGACGTTCAACGCCGAGTCCCACGAGTCCGACCGCGTCGACGGCGTCTCGATGGACTACTTCGACGCCAACTGGGACGCCATCAACACCCGCATCAAGTTCTTCCCCGCGCTCCGCATCCTCGCCGGTATCGGCTTTTCGCTCACCTTCGTCGTCGGCGGCCTGTGGGTCATCAACGGGCAGGGCCCCGGCCCCTTCACCGGCGACCTCGAAATCGGGGAGTTCGTCACCTTCATCCTGCTTACCCAGCAGTTCGTCTGGCCGCTCGCCCAGTTCGGGCAGATTATCAACATGTACCAGCGTGCCCACGCCTCCAGCGCCCGTATCTTCGGCCTGATGGACGAGCCCGCGCGGCTGGCCGAACAGCCCGACGCGCCCGACCTCGCCGTCTCCGAGGGCCGCGTCGAGTACGACGACGTGACCTTCGGCTACGGCGACGGCGAGACCGTCGTCGAGGACATCTCCTTCGAGGTCGACGGCGGCGAGACGCTCGCGCTCGTCGGCCCCACGGGCGGGGGGAAATCGACGATTCTCAAGCTCCTGATGCGCATGTACGACCCCGACGAGGGGCACGTCAACATCGACGGCCAAGACGTGCGCGACGTGACCATCTCCAGCCTCCGGGAGTCCATCGCCTACGTCAGCCAGGAGACGTTCCTGTTCTACGGGACCGTCCGCGACAACATCACCTACGGCACGTTCGACGCCGACGACGAGGCGGTCGTCGCGGCCGCGAAAGCCGCCGAGGCTCACGAGTTCATCTCGAACCTCCCCGAGGGGTACGACACCAAGGTCGGCGAGCGCGGCGTGAAGCTCTCGGGCGGCCAGCGCCAGCGCGTCTCCATCGCCCGCGCCATCCTGAAGGACCCGGACATCCTCGTCCTCGACGAGGCGACCTCGGACGTTGACACCGAGACGGAGATGCTCATCCAGCGCTCGCTGGACGAACTCACGGCCGACCGGACGACGTTCAGTATCGCCCACCGCCTGTCGACTATCAAGGACGCGGAGCAAATCGTCGTCCTCGAAGACGGGCGCATCGTCGAGCGCGGGGCGCACGACGACCTCCTGTCGGAAGACGGCCTCTACGCCCATCTCTGGGGGGTTCAGGCGGGCGAAATCGACCAACTCCCCGACGAGTTCGTCGAGCGCGCCGCCCGCCGGCAGGCCGAGGTCGACGCCGGCGACGACTGA
- a CDS encoding winged helix-turn-helix domain-containing protein has translation MSQASLPFDFRSATAASEPRVVDDHDEVDALFSLLEDDDCRRILDATDGIARSASELSEACDLPLSTTYRKLDPLVDAGLLSKRLRISRSGTHTAEYERTVDDVTVSVTPSGVEVRVSHRDVAQSASVTA, from the coding sequence ATGAGTCAGGCTTCGCTCCCGTTCGATTTCCGCTCTGCAACGGCCGCCTCCGAACCCCGCGTCGTCGACGACCACGACGAGGTCGACGCGCTGTTTTCGCTTCTCGAAGACGACGACTGCCGACGCATCCTCGACGCGACCGACGGTATCGCCCGCTCTGCGAGCGAACTCTCCGAGGCGTGCGACCTTCCGCTTTCGACCACCTACCGAAAGCTCGACCCGCTCGTGGACGCCGGCCTCCTCTCGAAGCGCCTGCGCATCTCGCGGTCCGGAACTCACACGGCCGAATACGAACGCACCGTCGACGACGTGACCGTCTCCGTCACCCCGTCGGGCGTCGAGGTCCGCGTCTCGCACCGCGACGTGGCGCAGTCGGCGTCGGTGACCGCCTGA
- a CDS encoding DUF7537 family lipoprotein has protein sequence MYSNRIPVLLIAVLVLLAGCAGGADVAPAADADDTDTPTDGGGSADTGASSDGDDFELSDPERLLRDAGSFTVSWSYTGVETAVTREFAADLDAERSYSRTTSTTDGQSDAGGVEQYVADGVTYVRVGGDDEATYTSYEGSTEVLAAAIALSQARAYGADDDLTFAGTETFDGASVERYELSAANEALILAGSAAAQGEPGTLEVTSFEYVVLVDEDGLSRHESWSFSGRMDDGSEVSGSWEYSLTGVGSTTVEEPAWLDEARA, from the coding sequence GTGTACTCCAACCGCATTCCCGTCTTACTTATCGCAGTCCTCGTGCTTCTCGCCGGGTGCGCCGGCGGCGCGGATGTCGCCCCGGCCGCCGACGCCGACGACACCGATACCCCCACCGACGGCGGTGGCAGCGCGGACACCGGCGCGTCGAGCGACGGCGACGACTTCGAACTGAGCGACCCCGAGCGCCTGCTCCGCGACGCCGGGAGTTTCACCGTCAGTTGGTCGTACACCGGCGTCGAAACCGCGGTCACCCGCGAGTTCGCCGCCGACCTCGACGCCGAACGGTCGTACAGTCGCACGACCTCGACGACCGACGGGCAGTCCGACGCGGGCGGCGTCGAGCAGTACGTCGCCGACGGCGTGACGTACGTCCGCGTCGGCGGCGACGACGAGGCCACGTACACCTCGTACGAGGGGTCGACGGAGGTCCTCGCCGCCGCCATCGCGCTCTCGCAGGCTCGCGCGTACGGTGCTGACGACGACCTGACGTTCGCCGGCACCGAGACGTTCGACGGCGCGTCCGTCGAACGCTACGAACTGTCGGCCGCGAACGAGGCGCTGATTCTCGCCGGGTCGGCCGCGGCGCAGGGCGAGCCCGGAACTCTGGAGGTCACGAGCTTCGAGTACGTCGTCCTCGTCGACGAAGACGGCCTCTCGCGCCACGAATCGTGGTCGTTCTCGGGGCGGATGGACGACGGGTCCGAGGTGAGCGGGTCGTGGGAGTACTCGCTCACGGGCGTCGGCTCGACGACCGTCGAGGAACCCGCGTGGCTCGACGAAGCGCGGGCGTAG
- a CDS encoding cold-shock protein, with protein MAKGKVDFFNDTGGYGFISTDDADDDVFFHMEDVGGPDLEEGQEVEFDIEQAPKGPRATNVTRL; from the coding sequence ATGGCGAAAGGTAAGGTCGACTTCTTCAACGACACTGGCGGTTACGGTTTCATCTCTACTGACGACGCGGACGACGACGTGTTCTTCCACATGGAAGATGTTGGCGGTCCGGACCTCGAAGAGGGTCAGGAAGTGGAGTTCGACATCGAACAGGCCCCCAAGGGCCCGCGCGCGACGAACGTCACGCGCCTGTAA
- a CDS encoding cold-shock protein: MAKGKVDFFNDTGGYGFISTDDADDDVFFHMEDVGGPDLEEGQEIEFDIEQAPKGPRATNVTRL; encoded by the coding sequence ATGGCGAAAGGTAAGGTCGACTTCTTCAACGACACTGGCGGCTACGGTTTCATCTCTACTGACGACGCGGACGACGACGTGTTCTTCCACATGGAAGATGTTGGCGGTCCGGACCTCGAAGAGGGTCAGGAAATCGAATTCGATATCGAGCAGGCCCCCAAGGGCCCCCGCGCGACGAACGTCACCCGCCTCTAA
- a CDS encoding VanZ family protein, translating to MNPITRLRENPRWAAVALGCALGVFAASVAPTPPGSLAPMGPLGVVGLDKWVHAAGYAGLGFAFASAVRARGRDEVAAAVLAAGAFGAGIELVQAVLPYRSFGVADAGANLAGAVLGGVVWVAAVRVADARG from the coding sequence GTGAACCCAATCACGCGACTCCGCGAGAACCCGCGGTGGGCGGCCGTCGCCCTCGGGTGCGCGCTCGGCGTTTTCGCGGCGTCGGTCGCGCCGACGCCGCCGGGGAGCCTCGCACCGATGGGACCGCTCGGAGTCGTCGGCCTCGACAAATGGGTCCACGCGGCCGGGTACGCCGGTCTCGGCTTCGCCTTCGCGTCCGCGGTGCGTGCGAGGGGGCGCGACGAGGTCGCGGCGGCCGTCCTCGCCGCCGGCGCGTTCGGAGCGGGTATCGAACTCGTGCAGGCGGTGCTCCCGTACCGGTCGTTCGGCGTCGCTGACGCGGGAGCGAACCTCGCTGGCGCGGTCCTCGGCGGGGTCGTCTGGGTCGCGGCCGTTCGGGTCGCGGACGCTCGGGGGTAG
- a CDS encoding DUF5790 family protein, whose amino-acid sequence MSQSTLGDDDLFGEAAAEMRADVEEHLGEARSALPDPDDVWEADADNVLGVLNGLRSSLDVEGAAEHVRQAKKWYVIGQRAEAFDDPEDLEAAIEELEALIEMVEEAHELVGELTNTMPQLRGALTDAAEAAEAASADEDEDEDEEEE is encoded by the coding sequence ATGAGTCAAAGCACGCTCGGCGACGACGACCTGTTCGGAGAGGCGGCGGCGGAGATGCGCGCCGACGTCGAGGAACATCTCGGCGAGGCCCGGTCGGCGCTTCCCGACCCGGACGACGTGTGGGAGGCCGACGCCGACAACGTCCTCGGCGTCCTCAACGGCCTCCGCTCCTCGCTCGACGTCGAGGGTGCGGCCGAGCACGTCCGACAGGCCAAGAAGTGGTACGTCATCGGCCAGCGCGCCGAGGCGTTCGACGACCCCGAGGACCTCGAAGCGGCCATCGAAGAGCTCGAAGCACTCATCGAGATGGTCGAGGAGGCCCACGAACTCGTCGGGGAACTCACCAACACGATGCCGCAGCTTCGCGGCGCGCTCACCGACGCGGCCGAAGCGGCGGAAGCCGCCAGCGCGGACGAAGACGAAGACGAAGACGAAGAAGAGGAGTAA
- a CDS encoding DUF2270 domain-containing protein codes for MSDDGELEPPAGMDDTHIGAGVFDETMGPGSSFAHLYRGEIHRMKSWRERLDRTSNWAITLMAGILTWSFSAQTHPHYLILLGVVTLSIFLSIEARRFRAYDIWRSRVRLIQQNVWAYALDPDGGVLDENWREKLGEDYRTPNMKIPFEEALAHRLRRVYLPLFLVMLAAWVIQLTTYTDGTTPVGSAGIGGVPGNIIVAFVAGFYATLLGISFRPREWHVNGELIPSDVTGWEESEYGGS; via the coding sequence ATGTCTGACGACGGGGAGCTGGAACCTCCCGCGGGAATGGACGACACCCACATCGGCGCGGGCGTCTTTGACGAGACGATGGGGCCGGGGTCGTCGTTTGCGCACCTCTATCGGGGAGAGATACACCGGATGAAATCGTGGCGGGAGCGGCTGGACCGGACCAGCAACTGGGCGATCACGCTGATGGCCGGGATTCTGACGTGGTCGTTTTCCGCACAAACGCATCCGCACTACCTCATCCTGCTCGGAGTGGTGACGCTGAGCATCTTCCTCAGTATCGAGGCGCGTCGCTTCCGCGCGTACGACATCTGGCGCTCTCGGGTTCGGCTGATTCAGCAGAACGTCTGGGCGTACGCGCTCGACCCGGACGGCGGCGTCCTCGACGAGAACTGGCGGGAGAAACTCGGCGAGGACTACCGCACGCCGAACATGAAAATCCCCTTCGAGGAGGCGCTGGCCCACCGGCTCCGGCGGGTGTACCTGCCGCTGTTCCTCGTGATGCTCGCCGCGTGGGTCATCCAGTTGACGACGTACACGGACGGAACGACCCCCGTCGGGAGCGCCGGCATCGGCGGCGTCCCCGGAAACATCATCGTCGCGTTCGTCGCCGGGTTCTACGCGACGCTGCTCGGCATCTCGTTCCGCCCGCGCGAGTGGCACGTCAACGGCGAACTCATCCCGAGCGACGTGACGGGGTGGGAAGAGTCGGAGTACGGCGGGTCGTAG
- a CDS encoding pyridoxamine 5'-phosphate oxidase family protein translates to MAPDFAQHNRIEMPAEEIDRLLREEGVGVLSLADDGVAYGIPLSFGYDADRGRLYFVFLRPGESSKKAEFAERTARASFTVWNAPSRDQWESVVVDGELHQVDDGDWDRVRDALEDNAWYPTLFSETEPMQDILGWELRIDSRSGLQRRRA, encoded by the coding sequence ATGGCCCCTGACTTCGCCCAACACAACCGCATCGAGATGCCGGCCGAGGAGATAGACCGCCTGCTCCGCGAGGAGGGCGTCGGCGTCCTCTCGCTCGCGGACGACGGCGTCGCCTACGGGATTCCCCTCTCGTTCGGCTACGACGCCGACCGGGGGCGGCTCTACTTCGTCTTCCTCCGCCCCGGCGAGTCCTCGAAGAAGGCCGAGTTCGCGGAGCGGACCGCCCGCGCGAGCTTCACCGTCTGGAACGCCCCGTCGCGGGACCAGTGGGAGAGCGTCGTCGTCGACGGCGAACTCCACCAGGTCGACGACGGCGACTGGGACCGCGTCCGCGACGCGCTCGAAGACAACGCGTGGTATCCGACCCTGTTCTCGGAGACGGAGCCGATGCAGGACATCCTCGGCTGGGAGCTTCGCATCGACTCCCGGTCGGGGCTTCAGCGCCGGCGCGCGTGA
- a CDS encoding winged helix-turn-helix domain-containing protein, translated as MNTSSASAVEQSLTRNSRRSHVLSDPSSALSALSDGDSRRILAACDEAPRTAQECAELCDVPLSTVYRKLDLLTEASLLDERLRVQTATHHPREFATNFDTLSFSFDDAGVSLAFRQIATDGGEDGAEGRSR; from the coding sequence ATGAACACGTCATCTGCCTCCGCCGTCGAACAGTCGTTGACCCGAAACTCGCGCCGCAGCCACGTCCTCTCTGACCCGTCGAGTGCCCTCTCGGCGCTCAGCGACGGCGACAGCCGGCGAATCCTCGCCGCCTGCGACGAGGCTCCGAGAACCGCACAGGAGTGCGCCGAACTCTGTGACGTGCCGCTGTCGACGGTCTACCGGAAGCTCGACCTGCTGACCGAGGCGTCGCTCCTCGACGAGCGACTGCGGGTCCAGACGGCGACGCACCACCCGCGGGAGTTCGCGACCAACTTCGACACGCTCTCGTTTTCGTTCGACGACGCCGGCGTGTCGCTCGCGTTCCGGCAGATCGCCACCGACGGCGGCGAAGACGGCGCGGAGGGCCGGTCGCGATGA
- a CDS encoding NUDIX domain-containing protein has protein sequence MTRPRSAARGLLVRDGELLAIQYRTDGEDWYVAPGGGQQRGESLAETVRREVYEETGYEVAVGSLAYVRDFVPSTHYEDRDDGHQVDHFFWCERVGDEPDDPTERDSVQVGVRWLPLDELGEVRFFPGPLGDRLRSGDSDEMGDARGAVYLGDVD, from the coding sequence ATGACCCGCCCGCGAAGCGCCGCCCGCGGACTCCTCGTCCGCGACGGCGAACTCCTCGCGATTCAGTACCGCACCGACGGCGAGGACTGGTACGTCGCACCCGGCGGCGGCCAGCAGCGCGGCGAGTCGCTCGCGGAGACGGTCCGCAGAGAGGTGTACGAGGAAACCGGCTACGAGGTCGCCGTCGGGTCGCTCGCGTACGTCAGGGACTTCGTGCCCTCGACGCATTACGAAGATAGAGACGACGGCCATCAAGTAGACCACTTCTTCTGGTGCGAGCGAGTGGGAGACGAGCCGGACGACCCGACGGAGCGCGATTCGGTCCAGGTCGGCGTGCGGTGGCTCCCCCTCGACGAACTCGGGGAGGTCCGGTTCTTCCCCGGCCCGCTCGGTGACCGACTCCGGAGCGGCGACTCCGACGAGATGGGCGACGCACGCGGCGCGGTCTACCTCGGCGACGTGGACTGA
- a CDS encoding DUF7538 family protein, which produces MTAHVAALSELEGWRAEEFAARVHYRGADDAYSIEYYEPSDCVLYWKVKGDGEVAVPVGRDTVPDPLRERVRQDLVEAGVDPEVEDRVV; this is translated from the coding sequence ATGACAGCACACGTCGCGGCGCTCTCCGAACTCGAAGGCTGGCGCGCCGAGGAGTTCGCCGCGCGGGTCCACTACCGCGGGGCTGACGACGCTTACAGCATCGAGTACTACGAACCGTCCGACTGCGTCCTCTACTGGAAGGTGAAAGGCGACGGCGAGGTCGCGGTCCCCGTCGGCCGCGACACGGTTCCCGACCCGCTGCGCGAGCGCGTCCGACAGGACCTCGTCGAGGCCGGCGTCGACCCCGAGGTCGAAGACCGAGTCGTCTGA
- a CDS encoding DNA-binding protein: MPAGIRATVEFDSPSVCPVASVAHSTDSVVDSVSTSVVSTPGEVSVSEFVLEADDPPDASALEPIFSYGSKHLYRYTHDGSADCPCECLGEFGCPVDRYFAQRGSLTLVFHAADYEQLQAVIGELRDRFPGLDIKRLVRSPTGDAPGDSVFVDRGKLTTRQLEVLQTAYDMGYFERPRGANATEVAAELDINQSTFSEHLAAALTKLLGDVLEEG; encoded by the coding sequence ATGCCCGCCGGTATCCGCGCCACGGTCGAGTTCGACTCACCGTCGGTCTGCCCCGTCGCCTCGGTCGCCCACTCGACGGACTCCGTCGTCGATTCCGTCTCGACCAGCGTCGTCTCCACCCCCGGCGAAGTGAGCGTCTCCGAGTTCGTCCTTGAGGCCGACGACCCGCCGGACGCGTCCGCGCTCGAACCCATCTTCTCCTACGGTTCGAAGCACCTCTACCGCTACACTCACGACGGGAGCGCCGACTGTCCCTGCGAGTGCCTCGGGGAGTTCGGCTGTCCGGTCGACCGCTACTTCGCCCAGCGCGGCAGCCTGACGCTCGTCTTCCACGCCGCCGACTACGAGCAGTTACAGGCCGTCATCGGTGAGCTTCGCGACCGCTTCCCCGGCCTCGACATCAAGCGCCTCGTGCGCTCGCCCACCGGCGACGCCCCCGGCGACAGCGTCTTCGTCGACCGCGGGAAGCTCACCACCCGCCAACTCGAAGTCCTCCAGACCGCCTACGACATGGGCTACTTCGAGCGCCCGCGCGGGGCCAACGCGACCGAGGTCGCCGCCGAACTCGACATCAACCAATCGACGTTCTCGGAACATCTCGCCGCCGCCCTGACGAAACTGCTCGGCGACGTGCTCGAAGAAGGATAG
- a CDS encoding DUF7560 family zinc ribbon protein has product MSDSADYTFVCPECAESMLVNDSMRDAPLENGCVVCSAALTTDAFSAT; this is encoded by the coding sequence ATGAGTGACAGCGCGGACTACACATTCGTCTGCCCTGAGTGTGCGGAGTCCATGCTGGTCAACGACTCCATGCGCGACGCTCCCCTCGAAAACGGCTGTGTCGTCTGCAGCGCCGCGCTCACGACCGACGCCTTCTCGGCTACTTGA
- a CDS encoding creatininase family protein, whose amino-acid sequence MRLSEATWTEVADLDGDLALLPVGSTEQHGPHAPLGTDALNAESVAEVGADAFDGEVVVGPTIPVSVAEEHRAFDGTLWVSPDTFRAYVRETIESLAHHGFDRVVVVNGHGGNIDALAELCRRVSRTGDVYAVAFTWFDAVGDHSSDMGHGGPLETALLRHTHPELVREDRIDEARDGGADRWGEWVSGVNLAHDSDEFTDNGVVGDPAKGDADRGAELESLAADSLASLLDAVESRKLD is encoded by the coding sequence ATGCGACTCTCCGAAGCCACTTGGACCGAGGTCGCTGACCTCGACGGCGACCTCGCGCTCCTCCCGGTCGGAAGCACGGAACAGCATGGCCCGCACGCGCCGCTCGGCACCGACGCGCTCAACGCCGAATCGGTCGCCGAGGTCGGTGCCGACGCGTTCGACGGCGAGGTCGTCGTCGGCCCGACTATCCCGGTCAGCGTCGCCGAGGAACACCGCGCCTTCGACGGCACGCTCTGGGTCTCGCCGGACACCTTCCGCGCGTACGTCCGCGAGACTATCGAATCGCTCGCCCACCACGGCTTCGACCGCGTCGTCGTCGTCAACGGCCACGGCGGTAACATCGACGCGCTCGCGGAGCTCTGTCGGCGCGTCTCGCGGACGGGCGACGTTTACGCGGTCGCGTTCACGTGGTTCGACGCCGTCGGTGACCACTCCTCGGACATGGGCCACGGCGGCCCGTTAGAAACCGCCTTACTCCGCCACACGCACCCCGAACTGGTCCGTGAGGACCGAATCGACGAGGCCCGCGATGGAGGTGCCGACCGCTGGGGCGAGTGGGTCTCGGGCGTCAACCTGGCCCACGACTCCGACGAGTTCACCGACAACGGCGTCGTCGGCGACCCCGCCAAGGGTGACGCCGACCGCGGCGCGGAACTGGAATCGCTCGCGGCCGACTCGCTCGCGTCGCTCCTCGACGCGGTCGAAAGCCGGAAACTCGACTGA
- a CDS encoding pyridoxamine 5'-phosphate oxidase family protein yields the protein MSLDQQTELSPDEIREVLSRHETGVLSLAKADEPYAIPISYGYDGESGRFYLRLVSTPESEKRQFLTSSPRARLVVHESNDGSYRSIIAEGTLERVDPDELTVERIVQYGKAKRPLFEIWGETKRDLDIQLFELDPETLGGRAVELDAPESDQ from the coding sequence ATGTCTCTGGACCAACAGACCGAACTCTCGCCCGACGAGATACGCGAGGTCCTGTCCCGTCACGAGACGGGCGTCCTCTCGCTCGCGAAGGCGGACGAACCATACGCGATTCCCATCTCCTACGGCTACGACGGCGAGAGCGGTCGGTTCTATCTCCGACTCGTCTCCACACCCGAAAGCGAAAAACGGCAGTTCCTCACGTCGTCGCCGCGGGCCCGACTCGTCGTCCACGAGTCGAACGACGGGAGCTATCGGAGCATCATCGCCGAGGGGACGCTCGAACGCGTCGACCCCGACGAGCTGACCGTCGAACGAATCGTCCAGTACGGCAAGGCAAAGCGTCCGCTGTTCGAAATCTGGGGCGAGACGAAGCGCGACCTCGACATCCAACTGTTCGAACTCGACCCCGAGACGCTGGGCGGGCGCGCCGTCGAACTGGACGCCCCGGAGTCCGACCAGTAA
- a CDS encoding DUF192 domain-containing protein yields MTSRARTALLVVAVVVAVASVAYLTNPAVVPGSTDGYERTTLTVVDDETGETLATVNARVADTRAKRFTGLSDTESLAENEGMWFVHDSSGTYAYVMRDMDFPLDIVFVAENGTITRIHHAELDPEGTSESDLTRYRGTGKYVLELPYGYTNETGIDAGDRVEVE; encoded by the coding sequence ATGACCTCTCGAGCGCGAACCGCGCTGCTCGTCGTCGCGGTCGTCGTCGCGGTCGCGAGCGTCGCGTATCTCACCAACCCCGCGGTCGTCCCCGGCTCGACCGACGGCTACGAACGGACCACGCTCACCGTCGTCGACGACGAGACCGGCGAGACGCTGGCGACAGTCAACGCCCGCGTCGCTGACACCCGCGCCAAGCGCTTTACCGGCCTGAGCGACACCGAATCGCTCGCCGAAAACGAGGGGATGTGGTTCGTCCACGACTCCTCGGGCACCTACGCCTACGTGATGCGCGACATGGACTTCCCGCTGGACATCGTCTTCGTCGCCGAAAACGGCACCATCACGCGCATCCACCACGCCGAACTCGATCCCGAGGGGACGAGCGAGTCCGACCTCACCCGCTACCGCGGAACCGGGAAGTACGTCCTCGAACTCCCCTACGGCTACACGAACGAGACCGGAATCGACGCGGGCGACCGAGTCGAAGTCGAGTAG
- the nucS gene encoding endonuclease NucS has protein sequence MTVNTLHRPTHRDALVHLEAAFERGDMMTIFGRCTVDYDGRATSELGPGDRLVVLKPDGSILVHTDEKRTPVNWQPPGCTHSASVRDGRLRVRSTRTSPDERLDVQFERVEQCSAYAVNDRSDLELVGSEEDLRQHILSDPDVLEPGFEPLETERQSDAGAIDIFGEDAAGVPVVVELKRRRVGPSAASQLRRYVDALHREFGDDEPIRGVLVAPSVTERAGDMLDREGLEFVALDPETGEPPVEEDEGEAEESEKADDADADA, from the coding sequence ATGACGGTGAACACACTCCACCGGCCGACGCACCGCGACGCCCTCGTCCACCTCGAAGCCGCCTTCGAGCGCGGTGACATGATGACGATATTCGGGCGGTGTACGGTCGATTACGACGGCCGCGCGACGAGCGAACTCGGCCCCGGCGACCGGCTCGTCGTCCTGAAGCCGGACGGCTCGATTCTGGTCCACACCGACGAAAAGCGGACGCCCGTCAACTGGCAGCCGCCGGGCTGTACCCACTCCGCGAGCGTCCGCGACGGCCGGCTTCGGGTCAGAAGCACGCGCACGAGCCCCGACGAGCGCCTCGACGTACAGTTCGAGCGCGTCGAGCAGTGTTCGGCCTACGCCGTCAACGACCGGAGCGACCTCGAACTCGTCGGCAGCGAGGAGGACCTACGTCAGCACATCCTCTCGGACCCCGATGTCCTCGAACCGGGGTTCGAGCCGCTCGAAACCGAGCGACAGAGCGACGCGGGCGCTATCGACATCTTCGGCGAGGACGCAGCGGGCGTTCCGGTCGTCGTGGAGTTGAAACGGCGGCGCGTCGGTCCCTCGGCGGCGAGTCAGCTTCGCCGGTACGTCGACGCGCTCCACCGCGAGTTCGGTGACGACGAGCCGATTCGCGGCGTCCTCGTCGCGCCCTCGGTGACCGAGCGAGCGGGCGACATGCTCGACCGCGAGGGGCTGGAGTTCGTCGCGCTCGACCCCGAGACGGGCGAACCGCCGGTCGAGGAGGACGAAGGAGAAGCCGAAGAGAGCGAGAAAGCAGACGACGCCGACGCGGACGCCTAA
- a CDS encoding DUF7560 family zinc ribbon protein → MSATTTDDYEFTCSQCGEGFAVNGGMRAAVLERGCPICGSPVSADAFDPCPA, encoded by the coding sequence ATGAGCGCGACGACGACGGACGACTACGAGTTCACGTGTTCGCAGTGCGGCGAGGGCTTCGCCGTCAACGGCGGGATGCGCGCCGCGGTCCTCGAACGCGGCTGTCCCATCTGCGGAAGCCCCGTCTCGGCTGACGCCTTCGACCCATGTCCCGCGTGA